The sequence AAGCTCTCAAAAAATCAGCTCTCCGTGGCGTTTCTGTCAATATTATCTATGACAAATCAAGCAATTTTAAAAATCCAAAATCCACCCTTGGCTTTCTCTCCAAATACAAAAATATACACACATGCCTACTTGAAGGAGATTCTAATCAAACAAAATACAAAGGACTTATGCATCAAAAAATGGCAATCATTGATCGTGATGTTTTAATCCTTGGTTCTGCCAATTGGAGCAAAAGCGCCTTTTCAAACAATTACGAAACCCTTTTTATGACATCCAACCCTCAAACGATTGAAAAGGCGTTGCAATATTTTGGTCAAATGTTTTCTCGTTGTGTTCCTTATTGAGACAAAAAAAGAACTTTAACAAACCCAAAAGCCCGAATCATTTCTTGCTGAAAATGATAAATCACAGATCCCACGATCATCATAAGGATCAAAAACCCAATAGCAATTTTGATGGGAAAACCAATCGCTAAGAGATTAAATTGTGGATTGGTTTTCATAATCATCCCAAAAATAATATCACTCAACAATAAAATCCCCATCACAGGAAAAGCCATTGCAAATCCCACAACAAGCATACTTCCAAAAGCGCTGATGCAATAAGTCACAAACTCATTTTTAAGAGCAAAAGTTCCTAGTGGCAAAGTATCAAAGCTTTGCGAGATCAAGATAAAAATCCCATGATGAAAGTCCAAACTCAACGCCACAACAAGTGCTAAAAGCATAATGACTTGGGCTATGATAGGCTTTTGATTCCCACTGATTGGATCATAGGCACTTGCCATTGTAAGACCCATTGAGAAACTCATCAAATCCCCTCCAAAAGCAATCGCAGAAAACACAAATTGTAAAATCATCCCCACACAAAATCCAAGCAAGATTTCCATGCCACCAGCAATCATAAATTCAACAAGAGTCAAATCATATTTCATCTGAGGAACAAGAGGGAAAAATAAAATCGTGCAGAAAAAAACCAAACCCGCTTTGATGTTTGCAGAAATAAACTGATTATCAAAAAAAGGAAAAAAGGCAAAAAGCCCGCTAAAACGCAACAAAAGAAGCAAAAAAGCCGCAACATTGTTTTGCGTTAGGATGTTGAGAAATTCCATCTATTTACCTCTTATCTCACCAACTCTTAGAGCTTGCCTCTCCCACAATTTCATCAGCCATACTAGCCACTTCTTTTGCGATTTTTTCTGTTTTGTCTGCGACCTCAACATTTTGTCTTGTAACATTTTCTAGCTTAGAAATTGCATCATTGATCTTTGAAATACCCAATGCTTGCTTGCCGATACTTTCACTCATTTCATCAATAGCTTGAGCCAAAATATTTGCATTTGCCTCAATCTCTCCCAAAGATTTCTGAGTGCGCTCTGCAAGCTTTCTCACCTCATCTGCCACGACTCCAAATCCTCTTCCATGCTCTCCGGCTCTTGCTGCCTCAATGGCTGCATTGAGCGCCAAAAGATTAGTTTGATCGGCAATGTCGCTAATAATATTAACAACTTCACGAATATCTGCAGAATATTGTATGACTTCTTGCGTTTTTGCACTGACCCTACCCATCGCTTCGTGAATCTTGCGCACATGATTTGCACTCTCTTGGAGAGAGTTAAATTGCTGAGAGCTTCCATCAAAAAGGGTTTGCACAGATTCTTTGAGGGTAAGCGATGAGCTTTGCAATTCTTTTCCTTGAGTCAAAGAGTTTTCAAGCATTAAAGCCAAAGAATCTCTGAGCGCATTAATATTCTGAACCAAAAAATCAAATGCTCCTCCCTTACAAATCCCTTTAAGCTCTAACTTCTGAACATAATCATAGGAAGTATATGCCTGCAATGCCTGATTGGTCGCTAAAAAATGCTCTTTTGTTGCCCCAATCATTTCATTGACACTTTGCTTAAACTCCTCAAGGGCTGTATTGGTTGTTGAGTGCTTAATATTTGTATCATAATCTCCCATTCGCACCTTATTGGCTACATCTTTTGCCTCAAGGATCAACGCATGGTCAGCTTGAATTTGTGATTGGATATTTTGAATATTTTGATTGATCATATCCGCCATCACCCCAAATTCATCTTTGGAATCTAGATAAATCAAAGAGGCTCTTTTTGTTTTTCCACTCAAATACGAAAAAAAGGACAAAAGTCCATTTTGGATCATCTTGATAGGATCAAGCAAATAACGGATTGCAAAGAAAAGAATGATCCCTACAAGCAAAACAAAAACAATTGTGAGAAAAATTTGCTTTTCAAACAATGCATCTAATCTTGATGCATAATCATCTTCAGCCAAAGAAGAACACACAAGCCATCCTGTTTGTGGCAAAGAGGAGCACATTTTTCCAAGTGCAGATCCTCCTGTAGCGCTATATCTAAAAGGCACACTATCCCCCACCTTTTTATAAGTCTCAACCAATCCCCTCACCCCATCATGATCTTTTAGCAGAAGTTCTGCTTTGGGATATACGATCAAAAAATTCCGATCATCAATCAAAAAATCATAAGAATTGGGAGACATTTTGCTTTTGGAAAGCTCTTCTCGAATCTTCTTAAGAGGCAAATCCCCACCAAGCACACCGACTAATTGCCCATTGATCACAAAAGGAAAAGCCACACTGATCACGACTTCTTTTGTGTATAAATCAACATAAGCTCGTCCTATGTTGCCCTTTTTGTTTTGGATCGCTGCTTTATACCACTCACGCTTTCTTGCATCAAACCCATCTTTTTCCATTGTGAGATAATGAGGCTTTTGTTTATCCTGACTCACAACAAGAGCGCGTCCATTATCAGCAAATCCAAAAAATACACTGCTTAAATCAGAGGCATCAAAAAAAGCAACAAGCAAGCTCTCCAAAAGTTTGGGGCTTTCAAATACTTCAGGTGTCATATTTTTCAAAAATTTTTGAAATTCTTCTTGCACACGATCGATCTGATTTGTAATAAAAACCTTATTGTTATTGACTTTCTGTCTTTGATTTTCAATAATGACATTAAAAATTTGATTTTTTGCCTCTTGATAGGACACAAAAGAAAAACTTGCAAAACCGATCAATGCCAATAAACCAGTCAGAAGGGTTGTTTTCCAAACAATACTTTTAAACATAAAACCTCCGCATACAATCCATCCAAATCGGAATTTTAACGCATCAAATCTTGTCTAATAAATTGTTTTATCAGATCTGCCACTCTAGAAATTTCCTCTTCCCCAAGATGCTCTCCCATAGGCAAAGACACGATATCCTCACTCCATTGTTTTGCCCTAAATTCCTCTTCTTGACTCAAAGGAACAGGATAGTGAATCCCGCATTCCACGCCATGAGTGTGCAAAAACTCCATAAAGGCTTTGCGTTTGTTTCTCTGCTTCAATCGCACGACATAAAGATGCCAAACACTCCTTTCCCATTGATCCAAAACAGGCAATACCAAAAACTCATCCAATCCTTCCAAATATCGATGATAAAGCCTTGCATTCTCACGCCTAATCTCATTCCATCGTTTGATGTGCCCAAGCTTTACACTCAAAATTCCAGCCTGAATCCCATCCAATCTTGAATTACGCCCAATACGCAAATGCTCATACTTACTCTTCCCTCGTCCATGATTTGCCAAAGATCTAGCACGCTCAAAAACCTCATCACAAGATGTTGTAATCGCCCCACCATCTCCATAGGCTCCTAGATTCTTCCCAGGATAAAAACTAAAGCATCCCACATCTCCAATATTGCCTGCATATTTTTTCTCTCCAAAAACTTCTATCTCAGCCCCATAACTTTGCGCACAATCCTCAATCACTTTCAACCCATATTGCCTAGAAAGCTTAAGGATTGGTTCCATCTCACAAACCCTTCCATACAAATGCACAGGCATAATGGCAGAAGTCCTATGGGTTATTTTTGATTCAATTTTTTTCACATCAATGCAATAATCTTCTCCACAATCCACAAATACAGGTTTTAATCCCGCATTGACAATCCCCTCCAAAGATCCAAAAAATGTATTCACAGGCAAGATGACTTCACTTCCAAGTGGGAGATCAAGGGCCTTTAAAGCAAGCTCAATGGCATCTGTTCCATTTCCCACCCCCAATGCATATTTGATTCCCAATTCTTGTGCGAATTCTCTCTCAAAACGCTCCACATACTCCCCACCCACAAATGCCCCTTTTTCTAAAATCTCCAATACAATCTCATTGATTTGGTCTTTAATGCCTTGATATTGAGACTGCAAATCCAAAAACTTAATCATCTTACTATTCCTCTAATACAAACTCTTAAGATCAATTTGATATTTCTAAGCAATTATAAGATTTGTTATAAAATTCCATCTCACTAAAATCTACAATCAAAAAGGATGATTTAATGGCAAAACATACCTTTCAAACTCAGATCACACAATTATTAGATCTTATGATTCACTCTCTTTATTCCAACAAAGAGATTTTCTTGCGTGAGCTTATCAGCAACGCTTCTGATGCTCTTGACAAACTCAATTACCTCACACTTACAGATGAAAAATACAAAAACTTCCCCTTCTCCCCCTCGATCACAATCAGCTTTGAAGAAAATAAAAGTATCACGATTGCTGATAATGGAATCGGGATGAATGAGCAAGATCTCATCGATCATCTTGGAACGATTGCAAAATCTGGGACAAAAAGCTTTTTGGAATCTTTGAGCGGAGATAAGAAGAAAGATTCTGCACTCATTGGGCAATTTGGTGTTGGATTTTACTCAGCCTTTATGGTGGCAGAAAAAATCGTTGTACAAAGCAAAAAAGCAGGAGAAGACAAGGCTTATGCATGGGTGAGCGATGGAAAGGGAGAGTTTGAGATCACTCACTGCATCAAGGAAGAAAATGGAACAGAAATCACGCTTTACCTCAAAGAAGAAGACAAGCATTTTGCCTCCAAATGGGATTTAAAAAGCATCATCGATAAATACTCTGATCATATTGCTTTCCCTATCTTTTTGAAATATACAGAGACCAAAACAGAAGAAAAAGAAGGCAAAAAAGAAGAAATCATTGAAGAGAAAAACGAACAAGTCAATTCTGCAAAAGCTCTATGGAAATGTGCCAAAAGTGAGCTAAAAGAAGAAGATTACAAAGAATTCTACAAATCCCTCACTCATGATTCTAATGATCCAATGGCTTGGATTCACACAAAAGTTGAAGGAAACTTAGAATACACCACTCTTTTTTATATCCCCAGCAAAGCACCCTTTGACCTTTATCGAGTCGATTACAAATCAGGAGTGAAGCTTTATGTCAAACGCGTTTTTATCACAGATGATGACAAAGAGCTTCTTCCAACTTACTTGCGTTTTGTAAAAGGTATCGTAGATACAGAAGATCTACCTCTTAATGTTAGTCGAGAAATCATCCAACAAAACAAGATTCTCTCCACCATTAAATCCGCATCTACCAAAAAAATCCTAAGCGAAATCGCAACGCTTGCCAAAGATGAAGAAAAATACAAAGATTTTGAATCTCAATTTGGAAATGTGCTCAAAGAAGGACTTTATAGCGATTTTGAAAACAAAGAAAAGATCCTAGAGCTTTTAAGATTCCATTCTCTTAA is a genomic window of Helicobacter kayseriensis containing:
- the htpG gene encoding molecular chaperone HtpG, with protein sequence MAKHTFQTQITQLLDLMIHSLYSNKEIFLRELISNASDALDKLNYLTLTDEKYKNFPFSPSITISFEENKSITIADNGIGMNEQDLIDHLGTIAKSGTKSFLESLSGDKKKDSALIGQFGVGFYSAFMVAEKIVVQSKKAGEDKAYAWVSDGKGEFEITHCIKEENGTEITLYLKEEDKHFASKWDLKSIIDKYSDHIAFPIFLKYTETKTEEKEGKKEEIIEEKNEQVNSAKALWKCAKSELKEEDYKEFYKSLTHDSNDPMAWIHTKVEGNLEYTTLFYIPSKAPFDLYRVDYKSGVKLYVKRVFITDDDKELLPTYLRFVKGIVDTEDLPLNVSREIIQQNKILSTIKSASTKKILSEIATLAKDEEKYKDFESQFGNVLKEGLYSDFENKEKILELLRFHSLKQNQKISLKAYKEAMAKDQKSIYYLLGNDLEVLKNSPTLEKYTKKGFDVLLLAEEVDSFVMPNVGEFDKIPLRDITSTEALSEVQEEINDETKKEFESLIEVFKNHLPSEVKEIKLTQNIDSPLCLLSQASNPMMTNLMAQMGQKMPDEKILELNISHPIIQKLKEIKDQEKQKTFITLLYGNAKLLENGNLGDAKEFCAKLNDLIQSNLS
- a CDS encoding DegT/DnrJ/EryC1/StrS family aminotransferase, coding for MIKFLDLQSQYQGIKDQINEIVLEILEKGAFVGGEYVERFEREFAQELGIKYALGVGNGTDAIELALKALDLPLGSEVILPVNTFFGSLEGIVNAGLKPVFVDCGEDYCIDVKKIESKITHRTSAIMPVHLYGRVCEMEPILKLSRQYGLKVIEDCAQSYGAEIEVFGEKKYAGNIGDVGCFSFYPGKNLGAYGDGGAITTSCDEVFERARSLANHGRGKSKYEHLRIGRNSRLDGIQAGILSVKLGHIKRWNEIRRENARLYHRYLEGLDEFLVLPVLDQWERSVWHLYVVRLKQRNKRKAFMEFLHTHGVECGIHYPVPLSQEEEFRAKQWSEDIVSLPMGEHLGEEEISRVADLIKQFIRQDLMR
- the fliR gene encoding flagellar biosynthetic protein FliR, coding for MEFLNILTQNNVAAFLLLLLRFSGLFAFFPFFDNQFISANIKAGLVFFCTILFFPLVPQMKYDLTLVEFMIAGGMEILLGFCVGMILQFVFSAIAFGGDLMSFSMGLTMASAYDPISGNQKPIIAQVIMLLALVVALSLDFHHGIFILISQSFDTLPLGTFALKNEFVTYCISAFGSMLVVGFAMAFPVMGILLLSDIIFGMIMKTNPQFNLLAIGFPIKIAIGFLILMMIVGSVIYHFQQEMIRAFGFVKVLFLSQ
- a CDS encoding methyl-accepting chemotaxis protein, whose translation is MFKSIVWKTTLLTGLLALIGFASFSFVSYQEAKNQIFNVIIENQRQKVNNNKVFITNQIDRVQEEFQKFLKNMTPEVFESPKLLESLLVAFFDASDLSSVFFGFADNGRALVVSQDKQKPHYLTMEKDGFDARKREWYKAAIQNKKGNIGRAYVDLYTKEVVISVAFPFVINGQLVGVLGGDLPLKKIREELSKSKMSPNSYDFLIDDRNFLIVYPKAELLLKDHDGVRGLVETYKKVGDSVPFRYSATGGSALGKMCSSLPQTGWLVCSSLAEDDYASRLDALFEKQIFLTIVFVLLVGIILFFAIRYLLDPIKMIQNGLLSFFSYLSGKTKRASLIYLDSKDEFGVMADMINQNIQNIQSQIQADHALILEAKDVANKVRMGDYDTNIKHSTTNTALEEFKQSVNEMIGATKEHFLATNQALQAYTSYDYVQKLELKGICKGGAFDFLVQNINALRDSLALMLENSLTQGKELQSSSLTLKESVQTLFDGSSQQFNSLQESANHVRKIHEAMGRVSAKTQEVIQYSADIREVVNIISDIADQTNLLALNAAIEAARAGEHGRGFGVVADEVRKLAERTQKSLGEIEANANILAQAIDEMSESIGKQALGISKINDAISKLENVTRQNVEVADKTEKIAKEVASMADEIVGEASSKSW
- a CDS encoding phospholipase D-like domain-containing protein, coding for MDFFKKKICLTVLCFTLQMTTLKSNEILYFMPDESKKALTHLISLINGAKENINISIYSFTNKEIAKALKKSALRGVSVNIIYDKSSNFKNPKSTLGFLSKYKNIHTCLLEGDSNQTKYKGLMHQKMAIIDRDVLILGSANWSKSAFSNNYETLFMTSNPQTIEKALQYFGQMFSRCVPY